Proteins encoded by one window of Arachis ipaensis cultivar K30076 chromosome B04, Araip1.1, whole genome shotgun sequence:
- the LOC107636481 gene encoding uncharacterized protein LOC107636481, giving the protein MTTMNAVAEAVREATVAAARTHVPEGQHVEFATYMLEGEVEHWWQGIQRLLQQDEGDIPWDTFKDEFYKKYFLRAARDAKEMELMQLKQGNTTIAEYARKFDDLCRFSKICQGNPADFEDWKCLKFEGGLREELMNSVVPLEIRNFAELVNKSKLVEECSKKVAIARANRREASRRDFIHDQAPEGRNFKVNGQFQRQNGNKRNGSFLACNNGNHDNYNLGEEEGGQSQ; this is encoded by the exons atgACTACCATGAACGCTGTAGCTGAGGCAGTGCGTGAGGCTACAGTAGCAGCGGCTAGGACT CATGTTCCAGAAGGTCAACACGTGGAGTTCGCTACTTATATGCTGGAAGGAGAAGTtgagcattggtggcaggggatacagcgactgttGCAACAAGATGAAGGTGATATTCCTTGGGATACTTTTAAGgatgaattttataagaagtattttctGAGGGCAGCTCGTGACGCtaaggagatggaacttatgcagctgaaaCAAGGTAATACAACTATTGCAGAATATGCCCGTAAGTTTGATGACTTGTGCCGTTTCTCCAAGATCTGCCAAGGGAATCCTGCTGACTTTGAGGATTGGAAGTGTTTAAAATTTGAAGGAGGACTCCGAGAAGAACTAATGAACTCCGTTGTTCCGCTAGAGATAAGAAATTTTGCTGAACtggtgaataaaagtaaactagtGGAAGAATGTTCGAAGAAGGTGGCGATAGCTCGAGCAAATCGTAGGGAGGCCTCAAGAAGAGACTTTATTCATGATCAAGCCCCTGAAGGTCGTAACTTTAAGGTCAATGGTCAGTTCCAGCGCCAAAATGGAAATAAACGGAATGGTAGCTTTCTTGCTTGTAACAATGGCAACCACGACAACTATAATTTGGGAGAGGAAGAAGGAGGTCAATCTCAGTAA